Proteins encoded by one window of Rutidosis leptorrhynchoides isolate AG116_Rl617_1_P2 chromosome 7, CSIRO_AGI_Rlap_v1, whole genome shotgun sequence:
- the LOC139858296 gene encoding uncharacterized protein: protein MNFGPDLFQFYIRSISDLLAGDDFVPASVDNSRLVGAGNGSFKDKDRASSSSLFSNAIGNKLSSHEKALLTSKLRQCVIALSQEADEMLDPVMSMIRLRALMEPTPTKSCVGYQDINGNNGTEIRAQKRLKVSVDDEPLNISPHSCNLSGEGSLKEQKGVAEGSKSLTRCINKGCLKSMQKSNSDDSKSLCDDCSKQGINKTFPESSSREDIGNGEVNDDLQFLLGNKPIVLEKMEKHSAELSATLQHMKDKLEDLLDIVISSCRPMTITEMHKLRSLVGKLPPKNLDRVVEIVKQGKPPEYYSTNEIVTELQNEDNVTLWRIYIYVKAVENAAKLS, encoded by the exons ATGAATTTTGGACCAGATTTATTTCAGTTTTACATTCGGAGTATATCAGATCTTCTTGCTGGGGACGATTTCGTACCGGCGTCTGTAGATAATTCTCGATTAGTTGGAGCAGGAAATGGTAGTTTTAAAGATAAGGATAGAGCTAGTTCTAGTTCTTTGTTTAGTAATGCTATAGGGAATAAACTTTCGAGTCACGAAAAAGCACTATTGACGTCAAAGCTACGCCAATGTGTCATTGCGTTAAGTCAAGAAGCTGATGAG ATGTTGGATCCTGTTATGTCGATGATTCGGTTAAGAGCTCTTATGGAACCCACACCCACAAAAAGTTGTGTGGGATATCAGGATATAAATGGTAATAATGGGACTGAAATTCGTGCACAGAAGAGGCTTAAGGTTTCAGTCGACGATGAACCTTTGAATATCAGTCCTCACAGCTGTAATCTCAGCGGGGAG GGCTCACTAAAAGAACAGAAGGGTGTGGCTGAAGGTTCTAAATCATTAACCAGGTGTATAAATAAGGGATGTCTGAAATCTATGCAGAAAAGCAACTCTGATGATTCCAAG TCCTTGTGCGATGATTGTTCAAAACAAGGCATAAATAAGACTTTTCCGGAATCAAGTTCAAGAGAAGATATAGGAAACGGAGAG GTCAACGATGATTTGCAATTTCTTTTGGGAAACAAGCCTATAGTTTTAGAAAAGATGGAAAAACATTCTGCTGAATTATCTGCGACG CTTCAACACATGAAGGATAAACTTGAAGATCTTCTTGATATTGTCATTTCCAGTTGCAG ACCAATGACAATTACAGAAATGCATAAACTGCGGAGCTTGGTCGGAAAGCTCCCTCCAAAGAACCTGGATCGTGTTGTGGAAATCGTAAAACAGGGAAAACCGCCAGAATATTATTCTACTAATGAAATTGTCACCGAACTGCAAAACGAG GACAACGTGACGCTATGGAGAATCTACATTTATGTTAAAGCTGTTGAAAATGCTGCGAAGCTTTCGTAG